From the genome of Duffyella gerundensis, one region includes:
- the mqo gene encoding malate dehydrogenase (quinone) translates to MRKSSSLLALSMNAIGASPEAVADRQKEVDVLLIGGGIMSATLGTYLQALEPDWTVTLVERLDQVAAESSNGWNNAGTGHAALAEMNYTPQNADGSVNIDKAVAINEAFQVSRQFWASLVQKGVLHNPRSFIQTTPHMSFVWGDENVDFLRKRYHALQKNSLFRGMEYSEDPQQIARWVPLVMKGRDAKQKVAATRTLMGTDVNFGEITRQLVAALCKHPQFSLKLRHDVRDITRLADGRWQVTLVDLNNGGAQQVIRAKQIFIGAGGAALPLLQKAGVPEAKGYAGFPVGGSFLVTENQEVVKRHLAKVYGKAAVGAPPMSVPHLDTRMLDGKQVLLFGPFATFSTRFLKSGSLLDMFGAMNGSNLLPMARVGIDNVDLVKYLVGQVLQTDEHRHQALQEYLPEARPEDWYLVKAGQRVQIIKKDEKKGGVLRLGTEVVASADGTISALLGASPGASTSAPIMIELMNKVFKTQMASPEWQAKLKTLIPSYGQKLSGNVAATEHVLATTSRILQLDYTLATLVANDEDSSTGAVVGK, encoded by the coding sequence ATGCGTAAATCATCATCACTGCTGGCGCTGAGTATGAATGCTATTGGTGCCAGCCCGGAAGCAGTTGCCGACAGGCAAAAAGAGGTCGATGTGCTGCTGATCGGCGGCGGCATCATGAGCGCCACGCTCGGCACCTATTTGCAGGCGCTGGAGCCAGACTGGACGGTAACGCTGGTTGAGCGACTGGATCAGGTGGCCGCCGAGAGCTCAAACGGCTGGAACAATGCCGGTACCGGTCACGCTGCACTGGCTGAGATGAACTACACGCCGCAAAACGCAGACGGCTCGGTCAACATCGATAAAGCCGTGGCAATCAACGAAGCCTTCCAGGTGTCGCGTCAGTTCTGGGCCTCACTGGTGCAGAAAGGCGTGCTGCACAATCCGCGCAGCTTCATTCAGACTACACCGCACATGAGCTTCGTCTGGGGCGATGAAAACGTCGACTTCCTGCGCAAGCGCTATCATGCGCTGCAAAAAAACTCGCTGTTTCGCGGCATGGAATATTCAGAAGACCCGCAGCAGATTGCCCGCTGGGTGCCGCTGGTAATGAAAGGCCGTGATGCGAAACAAAAGGTTGCCGCAACCCGCACCTTAATGGGCACCGACGTCAACTTTGGCGAAATCACCCGCCAGTTGGTCGCCGCGCTGTGCAAGCATCCGCAATTTTCCCTGAAGCTGCGCCACGACGTACGTGATATTACGCGCCTGGCCGACGGCCGCTGGCAGGTCACGCTGGTGGATCTGAATAACGGCGGCGCGCAGCAGGTTATCCGGGCGAAACAGATCTTTATTGGCGCCGGTGGCGCCGCGCTGCCGCTGCTGCAAAAAGCGGGCGTGCCGGAAGCAAAAGGCTATGCCGGTTTCCCGGTGGGCGGCTCTTTCCTGGTGACGGAAAATCAGGAAGTGGTGAAGCGTCATCTGGCGAAGGTTTATGGTAAAGCCGCGGTGGGCGCACCGCCGATGTCGGTACCGCATCTTGATACGCGTATGCTGGATGGCAAACAGGTGTTGTTGTTTGGCCCGTTCGCTACCTTCTCTACCCGCTTCCTGAAAAGCGGTTCGCTGCTGGATATGTTTGGCGCAATGAATGGCTCCAACTTGCTGCCCATGGCACGCGTGGGCATCGACAACGTTGACCTGGTCAAATATCTGGTAGGTCAGGTGCTGCAAACCGACGAGCATCGTCATCAGGCGCTGCAGGAATACCTGCCGGAAGCGCGACCAGAAGACTGGTATCTGGTGAAAGCGGGACAGCGCGTGCAGATCATCAAAAAAGATGAGAAAAAAGGCGGCGTGCTGCGTCTGGGCACCGAAGTTGTTGCCTCTGCCGATGGCACTATTTCAGCGCTGCTGGGCGCGTCTCCGGGCGCATCAACCTCCGCACCGATCATGATCGAGCTGATGAACAAGGTGTTTAAAACGCAGATGGCCTCGCCAGAGTGGCAGGCGAAACTGAAAACGCTGATTCCTTCTTACGGTCAGAAGCTCAGCGGCAACGTGGCGGCAACCGAGCACGTGCTGGCGACCACCAGCCGTATTCTCCAGCTCGACTACACGCTGGCTACGCTGGTGGCTAACGATGAAGATTCATCAACCGGTGCGGTGGTGGGCAAATAA
- a CDS encoding DUF1158 family protein, which translates to MNNPFEALAMPGSILLLGFLSALLLPAPAFGLQLANHLMTLFHFSDLGQLYTIVFGLWFLLLGTLEFFLIRFVWRRFFRV; encoded by the coding sequence ATGAACAATCCTTTTGAAGCGCTGGCAATGCCCGGCTCGATTTTACTGCTGGGTTTTCTCTCAGCGCTGTTATTGCCCGCGCCCGCTTTCGGCCTTCAGCTGGCAAACCATTTGATGACGCTGTTTCACTTCAGCGATCTTGGCCAGCTCTATACCATCGTATTTGGGCTGTGGTTTCTGCTGCTCGGTACGCTTGAATTCTTCCTCATCCGCTTCGTCTGGCGCCGCTTTTTTCGGGTGTAA
- the azuC gene encoding stress response protein AzuC: MRRFIKYVFRTYVNTFKHVPPGAMS; the protein is encoded by the coding sequence ATGCGTCGTTTTATCAAATACGTGTTTCGCACTTATGTGAATACTTTCAAACACGTACCGCCGGGCGCTATGTCGTAA
- a CDS encoding nucleotidyl transferase AbiEii/AbiGii toxin family protein: protein MDLHAEKDAFTDIISGAARYFNISEIYIEKDYWVTLLLYRLSQYEKKDRLIFKGGTALAKASRIINRFSEDIDLAVLMPEANGNQIKTFMRHAETAITTDLIALPGYSGESKGSVFRKTYYRYPQEFQGDFAQASQVILLEINAFNKPEPVYPLPVCALITDFLKLHDQKPLIDKYHLDRFILFTLGIERTLTEKLVALIKAARSPDALMQLTIKIRHFYDICMILRHADYSIPLYDLTLLPLLQSVVDADRQQFTNAGNWFNEPLDTIPLFCQPEKYWPALNSAFRQSFALMVFDNELPDDKEVIAALNAIQRLLTHYQLQAGMRQA, encoded by the coding sequence ATGGATTTGCATGCAGAAAAGGATGCCTTCACGGATATTATTTCCGGCGCAGCACGATACTTTAATATATCAGAAATATACATTGAGAAAGATTATTGGGTTACTCTGCTTCTTTATCGGCTCAGCCAATATGAGAAAAAGGATCGGCTCATTTTCAAAGGTGGCACCGCACTGGCCAAAGCCTCGCGCATCATCAATCGCTTCTCAGAAGACATTGATCTTGCGGTACTCATGCCTGAGGCCAATGGAAACCAGATAAAAACGTTCATGCGTCATGCTGAAACAGCCATTACCACCGATCTTATTGCGTTACCCGGTTACAGCGGTGAAAGTAAAGGCAGTGTATTCCGTAAAACGTATTATCGCTATCCGCAGGAATTTCAGGGAGACTTTGCTCAGGCCTCTCAGGTTATTCTGTTAGAAATAAATGCCTTTAATAAACCCGAGCCTGTTTATCCGCTCCCTGTGTGCGCATTAATAACCGACTTTCTTAAGCTACATGATCAAAAACCATTAATTGATAAATATCATTTAGACAGATTTATACTTTTTACACTCGGTATTGAAAGAACGCTAACAGAAAAGCTGGTTGCGTTAATTAAGGCAGCACGTTCGCCAGATGCACTAATGCAGCTAACCATTAAAATACGACACTTTTACGATATCTGCATGATACTGCGCCATGCTGATTATTCCATTCCGCTTTATGATTTAACCCTGCTGCCGCTATTACAAAGCGTTGTAGACGCCGATCGCCAGCAGTTTACAAACGCAGGCAACTGGTTTAATGAACCACTCGACACTATTCCGTTATTTTGCCAGCCAGAAAAATATTGGCCCGCGTTAAACAGTGCTTTCAGGCAGAGCTTTGCATTAATGGTTTTCGATAATGAATTGCCAGATGATAAGGAAGTGATCGCTGCGCTCAACGCGATTCAGCGGCTGCTTACGCACTATCAGCTTCAGGCAGGAATGCGCCAGGCATAA
- a CDS encoding DUF6088 family protein, which translates to MSIQQQVARQVAATPPGKIIVSRDFPAWKSAPNGLSKALSRLVASGELARFAKGQFYRPKTGMFGQQQPTDSEKLRPLLFENGKRTGYITGLRLFNILGLTTQLSRTIEISRNSTKQNKKIGALEIIIIPSRAPVTDINIPYLEILDVVRALSRIPDTSLETTIARLRSLLKKNNAIEKETLINLALTYYPPATRYRLAHIISPLAPELEKRLRASLNPTSRFRIV; encoded by the coding sequence ATGAGCATTCAACAGCAGGTTGCCCGGCAGGTTGCTGCAACACCGCCGGGTAAGATCATTGTCAGCCGTGATTTTCCGGCCTGGAAAAGTGCGCCCAACGGCCTGTCGAAAGCGCTGAGCCGCCTGGTGGCGTCCGGTGAGCTGGCGCGCTTTGCCAAAGGGCAATTTTATCGCCCGAAAACAGGTATGTTTGGCCAACAACAGCCTACAGACAGTGAAAAACTGCGGCCGCTGTTATTTGAGAATGGAAAACGAACGGGGTATATTACCGGGCTTCGACTCTTTAATATTCTTGGCCTGACCACACAACTTTCACGAACTATTGAAATATCGCGTAACAGCACAAAGCAAAATAAAAAAATTGGTGCACTGGAAATTATCATAATCCCGTCACGTGCTCCTGTAACGGATATCAATATACCTTACCTGGAAATATTGGATGTTGTGAGAGCTCTGTCACGCATTCCTGACACTTCACTTGAAACAACAATTGCAAGATTGCGATCCCTGCTCAAAAAAAATAACGCTATTGAAAAAGAGACTTTAATTAATCTCGCCCTAACGTATTATCCACCTGCAACACGATACAGATTAGCGCATATCATCTCCCCTCTTGCACCTGAACTGGAAAAGAGGTTACGTGCTTCGCTCAATCCAACATCACGGTTTCGGATCGTATGA
- a CDS encoding alpha/beta fold hydrolase, producing MKEKTQRNGKQRALMVAMAAGMAGTVWGIKKWRALQQTPPVGIHSHHAGLAGYYQQVGRWRIFTRATAKPMPGLPVVLIHGLVLSGRAMEDLAIALSWDFRVLVPDLPGYGASAMPASSPTLTVDQQADALWQWMQHNDIPRALFIGNSFGCQVLAALAVRHPEAVAALVLQGPTVDRHARFLPVQMWRDWRNGRREKFHSPASLSRVDYAKAGVFRALASIRIMMRDRIEQRLPYIQAPTLLVRGSRDVVSPARWIEEMDALLPDSEILTLQQGTHTLNYVYPWNFCRAIRPFLMANREHDHE from the coding sequence ATGAAAGAAAAAACGCAGCGTAACGGCAAACAGCGTGCCCTGATGGTGGCAATGGCGGCCGGAATGGCGGGCACGGTGTGGGGAATAAAGAAGTGGCGGGCATTACAACAGACGCCGCCGGTGGGCATTCACAGTCATCACGCCGGGCTGGCCGGTTATTATCAGCAGGTAGGTCGCTGGCGAATATTTACCCGCGCGACGGCAAAGCCGATGCCCGGTTTACCGGTGGTGTTGATTCATGGTCTGGTGCTGTCGGGCCGTGCAATGGAGGATTTGGCCATTGCGCTGTCATGGGATTTCCGCGTGCTGGTGCCCGATCTGCCGGGCTATGGTGCCAGCGCGATGCCAGCGTCGTCGCCGACGCTGACGGTCGATCAGCAGGCCGATGCGCTCTGGCAGTGGATGCAGCACAACGATATTCCCCGCGCGCTGTTTATCGGCAACTCTTTTGGCTGTCAGGTGCTGGCCGCGTTAGCGGTGCGGCATCCTGAAGCGGTGGCCGCGCTGGTCTTGCAGGGCCCGACGGTGGATCGCCATGCGCGTTTTCTGCCGGTACAAATGTGGCGCGACTGGCGCAACGGCCGACGCGAAAAATTTCACTCTCCTGCGTCGCTGAGCCGTGTCGACTACGCCAAAGCCGGTGTTTTTCGCGCGCTGGCATCGATACGCATCATGATGCGTGACCGCATTGAGCAGCGGCTGCCTTATATTCAGGCGCCCACGCTACTGGTGCGTGGCTCACGTGATGTGGTCTCACCGGCGCGCTGGATTGAAGAGATGGATGCGCTGCTGCCGGACAGTGAAATTCTGACACTGCAGCAGGGCACGCACACCCTGAACTACGTCTATCCGTGGAATTTCTGCCGCGCGATTCGTCCTTTCCTGATGGCTAATCGGGAGCATGATCATGAGTAA
- a CDS encoding MFS transporter produces the protein MENITGRKSDTVSTPPGDEFIPARGALVRSPRIRKIQITAMTLLLLAAVINYLDRSSLSVANMTIRQEMGLSATEIGLLLSAFSLAYGIAQLPCGALLDRKGPRIMLGIGMFVWSFFQALSGLVNNFTHFILVRIGLGIGEAPMNPCGVKVINDWFNIKERGMPMGFFNASSMIGLAISPPILAAMMMVMGWRGMFITIGVFGMVLAIGWYMLYRNRDNNILSAEEIHYLQAGSVAARKEPMSFAEWRGLFKNRTMWGMMIGFSGINYTAWLYIAWLPGYLQSTYNLDLKSTGWLTAIPFLFGAAGMLLNGYVVDALVKRGMQAVKTRKVCIVAGMLLSAAFTAVVTRADSTGSAVLIIGMALFCIHFAGTSCWGLIHVNVTARMTASVGSIQNFASFIFASFAPVITGWILDTTKSFSLALTICACVTVVGAMAYLFMVKKPIVDQVP, from the coding sequence ATGGAAAATATTACCGGCCGTAAAAGTGATACGGTCTCAACACCACCAGGCGATGAGTTTATTCCGGCGCGCGGCGCGCTGGTTCGTTCGCCACGCATCCGTAAGATTCAAATCACCGCCATGACGCTGCTGCTGCTGGCAGCGGTGATTAACTATCTCGACCGCAGCTCGCTGTCCGTCGCGAATATGACTATTCGTCAGGAGATGGGGCTGTCAGCCACGGAGATTGGTCTGCTGCTCTCCGCCTTTTCGCTGGCGTATGGTATTGCCCAGCTGCCCTGTGGCGCGTTGCTGGATCGCAAAGGGCCGCGCATCATGCTCGGTATCGGCATGTTTGTCTGGTCGTTTTTTCAGGCGCTCTCCGGGCTGGTAAACAACTTCACGCATTTTATCCTCGTGCGCATCGGCCTTGGCATCGGTGAAGCGCCGATGAACCCGTGCGGCGTCAAGGTGATCAACGACTGGTTCAACATCAAAGAACGCGGCATGCCGATGGGCTTTTTCAACGCGTCGTCGATGATTGGTCTGGCGATCAGCCCGCCGATTCTGGCGGCGATGATGATGGTGATGGGCTGGCGCGGCATGTTTATCACCATCGGCGTGTTCGGCATGGTACTGGCCATTGGCTGGTACATGCTCTATCGCAACCGTGATAACAACATTCTTAGTGCCGAAGAGATTCACTATTTGCAGGCGGGCAGCGTGGCGGCACGCAAGGAGCCGATGAGCTTTGCAGAATGGCGCGGGCTGTTTAAGAACCGCACCATGTGGGGAATGATGATTGGCTTTAGCGGCATCAACTATACCGCGTGGCTCTATATTGCCTGGCTGCCCGGCTATCTGCAGTCGACTTACAATCTGGATTTGAAAAGCACCGGCTGGCTGACCGCCATTCCGTTCCTGTTCGGCGCCGCGGGCATGTTGCTCAACGGTTACGTGGTGGATGCGCTGGTCAAGCGTGGCATGCAGGCGGTGAAAACCCGTAAGGTCTGTATTGTGGCCGGTATGCTGCTGTCAGCGGCCTTCACCGCGGTGGTGACCCGCGCCGACAGCACCGGCAGTGCGGTATTGATTATCGGCATGGCGCTGTTCTGTATTCACTTTGCCGGCACCTCCTGCTGGGGATTGATTCACGTTAACGTCACCGCACGCATGACTGCATCGGTCGGCAGCATCCAGAACTTTGCCAGCTTTATCTTTGCGTCCTTTGCCCCGGTGATTACCGGCTGGATCCTCGATACCACCAAATCCTTTAGCCTGGCACTGACCATCTGTGCTTGTGTGACGGTGGTGGGCGCCATGGCCTATCTGTTCATGGTGAAAAAACCGATCGTCGACCAGGTGCCCTAA
- a CDS encoding GntR family transcriptional regulator encodes MSRSQDLRHNVINQMLDGIEQRHIPSPLPPQAALAEMFNISRTTVRHTLHYLHQRGVLEKVHDSYVIVRQPAGEDRLADVALPIAEQAARVEEAFFQMINQRQLLAGDNFSELQLAQTMRVSPVVVREFLLRFMRYDLLEPIRRGHWRMKKFDQAYAEQLFELREMLETHALNRFINLPASDERWIRIRDLLDRHRELRDSIASSYRRFAELDKAMHTLILSAANNVFFNQSMEIISVIFHSHYQWDESDLKQRNIIALEEHMAILTAMIHRQDLNAQRALHRHLATAKSSMIRSINQYQRN; translated from the coding sequence ATGAGCCGTAGTCAGGATTTACGTCACAACGTCATTAATCAGATGCTGGATGGCATTGAGCAGCGCCATATTCCGTCGCCTCTGCCACCGCAGGCTGCGCTGGCAGAAATGTTTAACATCAGCCGCACCACGGTGCGCCATACACTGCACTATTTACATCAGCGCGGCGTGCTGGAAAAAGTGCATGACAGCTACGTCATCGTGCGTCAGCCTGCGGGCGAAGATCGCCTTGCCGACGTCGCTCTGCCGATTGCCGAACAGGCGGCGCGCGTTGAGGAAGCCTTTTTTCAGATGATCAATCAGCGACAGCTGCTGGCAGGCGATAACTTTTCTGAATTGCAGCTGGCGCAGACGATGAGAGTCAGCCCGGTGGTGGTACGCGAATTCCTGCTGCGTTTTATGCGCTATGACCTGCTGGAGCCGATACGACGCGGCCACTGGCGCATGAAAAAATTCGATCAGGCCTATGCCGAGCAGCTATTTGAACTGCGGGAAATGCTGGAAACCCACGCGCTGAATCGCTTTATTAATCTGCCCGCCAGTGATGAACGCTGGATACGCATTCGCGATCTGCTGGACCGTCACCGTGAGCTGCGTGACAGCATCGCCAGCAGCTATCGTCGTTTTGCGGAGCTGGATAAGGCGATGCACACGCTGATTCTGTCGGCGGCCAACAACGTCTTTTTTAATCAGTCGATGGAAATTATTTCGGTGATTTTTCATTCCCACTATCAGTGGGATGAAAGCGATCTCAAACAGCGCAACATCATCGCGCTCGAAGAACATATGGCGATCCTGACCGCAATGATTCACCGGCAGGATCTCAATGCCCAGCGGGCGCTGCATCGTCATCTCGCCACTGCCAAATCTTCCATGATCCGCTCAATCAACCAGTATCAGCGCAATTAA
- a CDS encoding zinc-binding alcohol dehydrogenase family protein — translation MTTMNTLVCAEPRSMQWQTREKPTAQPGEALLKIVAAGICGTDIHAWGGNQPFFSYPRVLGHELCGEVVALGSGVSDFHVGQRVALMPYLSCQRCGACQSGKSNCCENISVIGVHQDGGFCDFLSVPVSNLLAVDALPPEAAALIEPFAISAHAVRRATIVADDHLLVVGAGPIGLGVAAIADAAGAKVVVADTSDFRREHVAQQLGLVTLNPLDAGFDAALRDQFNGMLAEKVIDATGSPAAMNGVVNLIRHGGSVVFVGLHKGDLVIPDSDFHKKETTLMGSRNATREDFDKVRELMAAGSLRADMMFTHRFAFAGLADEFEEGVINNRNLIKGVVFF, via the coding sequence ATGACAACAATGAATACGCTGGTCTGTGCCGAACCGCGCAGCATGCAGTGGCAAACCCGTGAGAAACCCACTGCGCAGCCGGGCGAAGCGCTGTTGAAAATAGTGGCGGCCGGCATTTGCGGCACCGACATTCATGCCTGGGGCGGCAATCAGCCGTTCTTCAGCTATCCACGCGTGCTGGGCCATGAACTTTGCGGCGAAGTGGTGGCGTTGGGCAGCGGCGTCAGCGATTTTCACGTCGGTCAACGCGTGGCGTTGATGCCTTATCTCTCCTGTCAGCGCTGTGGTGCCTGCCAGAGCGGCAAGAGCAACTGCTGTGAAAATATCTCGGTGATTGGCGTGCATCAGGATGGTGGCTTTTGCGATTTCCTCAGCGTGCCAGTGAGCAATCTGCTGGCTGTTGATGCGCTACCGCCTGAAGCGGCGGCATTGATTGAGCCGTTCGCCATCAGCGCCCATGCGGTGCGCCGGGCGACCATTGTCGCGGACGATCATCTGCTGGTGGTGGGTGCCGGGCCGATCGGCCTTGGCGTCGCCGCCATTGCCGACGCTGCGGGTGCAAAAGTGGTAGTGGCAGACACCAGCGATTTTCGCCGGGAGCATGTGGCACAGCAGCTTGGTCTGGTGACGCTGAACCCGCTCGATGCCGGTTTTGATGCGGCGCTACGCGATCAGTTCAACGGCATGCTGGCAGAAAAGGTGATCGACGCCACCGGCAGTCCAGCGGCGATGAACGGCGTGGTGAACCTGATTCGCCACGGCGGCAGCGTGGTGTTTGTCGGCCTGCACAAAGGCGATCTGGTGATTCCCGACAGCGATTTCCACAAGAAAGAGACCACCCTGATGGGCAGCCGCAACGCCACGCGCGAAGATTTTGACAAGGTGCGCGAGCTCATGGCCGCAGGCAGCCTACGCGCCGACATGATGTTTACCCATCGCTTTGCGTTTGCTGGCTTGGCAGATGAGTTTGAGGAGGGAGTGATTAATAACCGCAACCTGATTAAAGGCGTGGTGTTTTTCTGA
- the crcB gene encoding fluoride efflux transporter CrcB encodes MLKSMLAVMLGGAVGCTLRWLISLRFNALFPNLPPGTLIVNLAGGFIIGAAMAWFVKNPQIDPLWKLLIVTGLCGGLTTFSTFSAEILMMLQSGKYLWAMGSVLVHVVGSLLMTFAGFTLITLLG; translated from the coding sequence GTGTTGAAATCGATGCTGGCCGTGATGCTGGGCGGTGCCGTGGGCTGTACGCTGCGCTGGTTAATCTCGCTGCGCTTTAACGCGCTGTTTCCTAACCTGCCGCCGGGGACGCTGATCGTTAACCTGGCGGGCGGCTTTATTATTGGCGCGGCGATGGCATGGTTTGTGAAAAATCCGCAAATCGATCCGCTGTGGAAATTGCTGATCGTCACCGGTCTGTGCGGCGGATTAACCACCTTTTCGACCTTCTCGGCAGAGATTCTTATGATGCTGCAATCGGGCAAATATCTCTGGGCGATGGGCAGCGTGCTGGTGCACGTAGTGGGTTCACTGCTGATGACCTTTGCCGGATTCACGCTGATAACGCTGCTGGGCTGA
- a CDS encoding sugar phosphate isomerase/epimerase family protein produces MRNPTFLNLVLLSGDAAQKLRTASAAGFEQVEIWREDAGQNTAALAQLAGEIGLGFTNLQVLRDATGVPTAQREAKREEARMFFQLAKQLGCDTVQAPASTDKQCVAENIDDDLRWLSAEAARHNLRLMYEPMAWSQIDYTLPQAWQRLQRLNLPNVGLVVDLFHICARGGSVSDLAGIPMHRIYEVQLCDVAEPVSPQEMERLFDTARHRRQLPGEGYLPIAEFVDYLKSAGYAGPVGIEVFNDHLKQLSAEAAAQRAFQALRRAWPED; encoded by the coding sequence ATGCGTAATCCAACATTTTTAAATCTGGTGCTGCTGTCGGGCGATGCGGCGCAAAAGCTACGTACGGCCAGCGCCGCCGGTTTTGAGCAGGTGGAAATCTGGCGGGAGGATGCCGGGCAGAATACCGCCGCGCTGGCGCAGCTGGCAGGCGAAATCGGCCTCGGTTTTACCAATCTGCAAGTGCTGCGCGATGCCACCGGCGTACCCACCGCGCAGCGTGAGGCGAAACGCGAAGAAGCGCGGATGTTCTTCCAGCTGGCAAAACAACTGGGCTGTGACACGGTACAGGCGCCCGCGTCGACAGATAAACAGTGCGTGGCGGAGAATATCGATGATGACCTGCGCTGGCTCTCTGCCGAAGCGGCGCGTCACAACCTGCGGCTGATGTATGAGCCGATGGCGTGGAGCCAGATCGATTATACGTTGCCGCAGGCCTGGCAGCGTTTACAGCGGCTCAATCTGCCCAACGTCGGTCTGGTGGTTGATCTGTTTCACATCTGCGCGCGCGGCGGCAGCGTCAGCGATTTGGCGGGCATTCCGATGCACCGCATCTATGAAGTACAGTTGTGCGATGTCGCCGAGCCGGTATCGCCGCAGGAGATGGAGCGGCTGTTTGATACTGCACGCCATCGGCGTCAGTTGCCGGGCGAGGGCTATCTGCCGATAGCCGAGTTTGTCGACTACCTGAAAAGCGCCGGCTATGCCGGTCCGGTGGGCATTGAAGTCTTTAATGACCATCTGAAACAGCTGTCGGCAGAGGCCGCGGCGCAACGCGCTTTTCAGGCGTTACGCCGTGCCTGGCCGGAAGATTAA
- a CDS encoding alpha/beta hydrolase — MRKGLVIFLHGVGSNGDDLAGLGEHWAPLLQGVSFAAPDAPFHFEHGAGFQWFSLQAITEQNRPGRVLAAREAFDQQLRALLQAHSVTEDRVILVGFSQGSIMALDALASGRWQFAGVVAFSGRLATSALSPCTNTPALIVHGQDDDVIPWMESEAAALRLKGAGVHVETQFEPATGHTISGQGARRAATFIAQCLHD; from the coding sequence ATGCGAAAAGGCTTAGTGATATTTCTGCACGGCGTCGGCAGCAACGGCGACGATTTGGCTGGACTGGGCGAGCACTGGGCGCCGCTCTTGCAGGGCGTGAGCTTTGCTGCCCCTGATGCTCCCTTTCATTTTGAACACGGCGCGGGCTTTCAGTGGTTTAGTCTGCAGGCGATTACCGAACAGAACCGTCCAGGACGGGTGCTGGCGGCACGCGAGGCGTTCGATCAACAGCTGCGTGCTCTTTTGCAGGCGCACAGCGTGACCGAAGATCGGGTCATTCTGGTGGGATTCTCGCAGGGTTCGATCATGGCGCTGGATGCGCTGGCGTCAGGCCGCTGGCAGTTTGCTGGCGTAGTGGCTTTTTCGGGTCGGCTCGCCACATCAGCGCTGTCGCCCTGCACCAACACGCCCGCGCTGATCGTGCACGGTCAGGATGACGACGTGATTCCGTGGATGGAGAGCGAAGCGGCGGCGCTGCGTTTGAAAGGCGCTGGCGTACACGTGGAAACGCAGTTTGAGCCCGCTACCGGCCATACTATTTCCGGCCAGGGTGCGCGCCGTGCCGCCACCTTTATCGCGCAGTGCCTGCACGATTAA
- a CDS encoding GNAT family N-acetyltransferase — MDITIRGREIDDAAACQRIHSYPEVYQWTLQLPFPTLDSWRKKFERQANDGAPGFVAEMDGQVVGEISLFINSNVRIRQTIGFGLVVDPNYGGRGVGQQLVAAAIDYAFNWFGATRLELEAFTDNQRAIRLYERMGFEQEGVRRRAALREGQYRDVTIMARLA; from the coding sequence ATGGACATTACGATCAGGGGCCGGGAAATCGACGATGCCGCGGCCTGTCAGCGCATCCACAGTTATCCTGAGGTTTATCAGTGGACGCTTCAGCTGCCCTTTCCTACCCTCGATAGCTGGCGTAAAAAGTTCGAGCGTCAGGCAAACGACGGCGCGCCCGGCTTCGTGGCGGAAATGGATGGCCAGGTGGTGGGTGAAATTAGCCTGTTCATTAACAGTAACGTGCGCATTCGGCAAACGATCGGGTTTGGCCTGGTGGTCGATCCCAACTACGGCGGGCGCGGCGTCGGCCAACAGCTGGTCGCAGCAGCGATCGATTACGCCTTTAACTGGTTTGGCGCCACGCGGCTTGAACTGGAAGCCTTCACCGATAACCAGCGCGCCATTCGGCTCTATGAACGCATGGGTTTTGAACAGGAAGGTGTACGCCGCCGTGCTGCGCTGCGGGAAGGCCAGTACCGTGACGTTACCATCATGGCCAGACTGGCGTAA